In one Bacillus thuringiensis genomic region, the following are encoded:
- a CDS encoding YajQ family cyclic di-GMP-binding protein: MAKDSSFDIVSKVELPEVTNAINIALKEIQNRYDFKGSKSDIKLEKEVLVLTSDDEFKLEQVKDVLISKLVKRNVPIKNLDYGKVEAATGNTVRQRATLQQGIDKDNAKKINNIIKEMKLKVKTQVQDDQVRVTAKSRDDLQAVIAAVRSADLPIDVQFINYR; the protein is encoded by the coding sequence ATGGCAAAAGATAGTTCTTTTGACATCGTTTCGAAAGTAGAATTACCTGAAGTAACAAACGCAATTAATATCGCATTAAAAGAAATCCAAAACCGATATGACTTTAAAGGAAGTAAAAGTGATATTAAATTAGAAAAAGAAGTACTTGTTTTAACTTCTGATGACGAGTTTAAATTAGAGCAAGTAAAAGACGTTCTTATCTCTAAACTTGTAAAACGTAACGTTCCAATTAAGAACTTAGATTACGGAAAAGTTGAAGCTGCAACTGGCAACACTGTTCGCCAACGCGCAACACTTCAACAAGGTATCGATAAAGATAACGCGAAAAAAATTAACAATATCATTAAAGAAATGAAATTAAAAGTAAAAACACAAGTACAAGATGATCAAGTACGTGTTACAGCAAAAAGCCGTGATGACTTACAAGCAGTAATCGCAGCTGTTCGTAGCGCTGATTTACCAATCGACGTACAGTTCATTAACTACCGCTAA
- a CDS encoding helix-turn-helix domain-containing protein: MEFYDLGITIKELRIKKNISQSELCHGICSQSQISKIEKGVIYPSSILLYQLSERLGIDPNNIFALTQNKKLKYVENVKCVIKDCLKQKQYKELYEIVKKEKNENNFQSTEDKQFLIWHEAIAIFMVDKSIKTALDFLNNALKLTVTNSDFLSEREIDIMQTIAIFHGENKEYEKSINILRRCLTNFNKLDFPRDKEIKLKIIFNLAKILGHANQHEEAVKYNDMGIKLAINLNTLYLLGELYYGKAWNLLKLKQPNEEDVANNMKKALFIFELTEKENLIKMVKEKYFENQTEKSHS; encoded by the coding sequence ATGGAGTTTTACGATTTGGGTATTACCATTAAAGAGCTTAGAATTAAAAAAAATATATCACAATCCGAATTATGTCATGGAATATGTTCGCAAAGTCAAATTAGCAAAATAGAAAAAGGTGTGATTTATCCATCTAGTATATTGTTATATCAATTATCAGAAAGACTTGGTATTGACCCAAATAATATATTTGCATTAACTCAAAACAAAAAACTAAAATATGTAGAAAATGTAAAATGCGTAATAAAAGATTGCTTAAAGCAAAAACAATACAAAGAACTTTATGAAATAGTGAAAAAAGAGAAAAACGAAAATAACTTCCAATCAACAGAAGATAAACAATTTTTAATATGGCATGAAGCGATTGCTATATTTATGGTGGATAAATCAATAAAAACTGCTTTAGATTTTTTAAATAATGCATTAAAATTAACTGTAACTAATTCAGATTTTTTATCAGAAAGAGAAATAGATATTATGCAGACAATTGCTATATTCCATGGGGAAAATAAAGAATATGAAAAAAGTATTAATATATTAAGAAGGTGTTTAACTAATTTTAATAAGTTAGATTTTCCTAGAGATAAAGAAATTAAATTGAAAATTATTTTTAATTTAGCAAAAATTTTAGGTCATGCAAATCAACATGAAGAGGCAGTAAAATACAATGATATGGGTATCAAACTAGCTATTAATCTAAATACTTTATATTTACTAGGTGAATTATACTATGGAAAAGCTTGGAATTTATTGAAACTTAAACAACCTAATGAAGAAGATGTTGCAAATAACATGAAAAAAGCATTATTTATATTTGAACTAACAGAAAAAGAAAATCTGATAAAAATGGTTAAAGAAAAATATTTTGAAAACCAAACTGAAAAAAGTCACTCATAA